TGCAGCCCTTCTATATGGATATCCATAGACACCTGTTGATATAGCTGGGAGGGCTATGGATCTCAGCCCCAGCTCCTCAGCCTTCTCAAGAGAAGCCCTTACAGCTGATGCCAGCTTGGCATCCCCATCAGGCTCACCATATCTTGGGCCCACAGCGTGGATAACATATCTAGCTTTAAGCCTCCCAGCTGTGGTTACCGCAACACCCCCAACAGGTACTGGGCCGTGTTTCTCAACATATCTCCTGCTCTCCTCCTGGATAACCTCGCCCCCCTTCCTCACAATGGCAAGGGCTACCCCGCCTCCATGCTCTAGATATGGGTTTGCAGCGTTAACAATAGCATCTGCCTCGAGCTCTGTTATATCGCCCTTCACAAGATGG
This region of Sulfolobales archaeon genomic DNA includes:
- a CDS encoding macro domain-containing protein; amino-acid sequence: MYRVGGVEIHLVKGDITELEADAIVNAANPYLEHGGGVALAIVRKGGEVIQEESRRYVEKHGPVPVGGVAVTTAGRLKARYVIHAVGPRYGEPDGDAKLASAVRASLEKAEELGLRSIALPAISTGVYGYPYRRAA